The sequence TCAATCATCTCTCCTTACTACTTAATTCACAGGTATGAAGCTGAGCAGGGGATTTGCCAAACAGTGGTGGCTGATCTTAATGGCCTGAAAAGGGTCTTTGATGACTTAATTCTAACAAAGGCAGACTTGGAGATTCAAATTGAAGAGCTGACTAAAGACCTGCATGTTCTCCAAAAAGAACATGAGGAGGTGAGAAAATATTCAGAAGCAGTGTTGGAAATGATAGAATGGCTCTAATAATaatgtggaggaggaggaaaaataGGAGGATGtggtgattgtggtggtggtgaaaAAGATGACAACGAGATAGATATGAGCCTTAACATCTTTTCAATGAGGCTGCTGCCAGGTTTAAATGACTTGGAGCAGTCTCTGGACCATAATAAGCCTTAACtaagttgttttctttctctattacTCGTCCTCAAGGAAAGAAGCCTTAAGACTTACTATGTCTTTTCTGCATAGCCTCATCTGAGAATGTACTTCAGACTATAATCAATTGGAATTTTCACCCCCATAGGAAGTGAGGGGCCTACGTGCTCATCTGGGCAACAATGTAAATGTAGAGGTGGATGCTGCTCCAAGCCTGAACCTCAGTGCCATCATGAATGAAATGAGGCAGAAATATGATGCCATGGCCCAGGAGAACCTTCAGAAAGCCAAAGAACAGTTTGAGATACAGGTAAGAGCATAATTCTAATGGATAAGCAAATGTGAGGAAGCTGTCTTCCAAAAACAGATaactcatttccttccttccttcctttctccctccacccctccctccattctttcctccctttattccttattttctttctttcattccttattttttttttttcattttggaactTTAGATTAATGATCTGCAAAAGCAAGTCATagtgagcactgaagagttaAAAGGAACCAAGGATCAAATAAAAGAGCAGAGGCACACCTACCAGctcctggaaatagaactccaGTCCCTTCTCAGCATGGTAAAGCACATCGAACTGTCAACTCTCACGGGGCGTGTGTTTACTAAGCACCTGTATCAGGAACTCTGGAAATGCAAATACCTATAAAAAATAATCCCTCCCTTTGCAGAGCAGTAAGGGAAACACATCAAATGATGTGTTTGATAATGAATGTGATgataatgaaaagacagaaagaagtcaAAGTAAAGGACAAGACACTGCAAGAATGCAGAGACCAAAGTAGAGTTGGAGGATGCCACAGGAAAAGTGGCATTTAAAGTAGATTGGAAAGAGTAAGGTgcaatttttaattggagaagagGGGTCAAGACATTCCAGGCTAAGCATATCAGTCAGCTCACGATGAATTATGttgtggtgaaagtgaagtggctcagcagtgtccgagtctttgcgaccccatcgactgtagcctaccaggctcctccatccaagggattttccaggcgagaatactgaagtgggctgccatttccttctagaggagatcttcctaacccaggggttgaacccaggtctcccgcattgtaggcagacactctactgtctgagccatgggggaagtccTATGTTGTGGTAACAACCTTCGAATCACAATGGCTTAGGATGACGGTGTTACTCAGTCCAAGCTCACCCTACTCACCACACAACAAGTCAATAAATCAGATTCCAGGTGTTGAGACAAGGAATaaagactttatttggaaagctggcagactgagaagatggcagactaatgtctcaaaataaccatcgcattggggtctggatgccagtttctttcataaaacagagatggggaggaggtgaggaaacCAAATAAAAAGGGTCACAAGTCTTacaaatatctcctggaatgtTTAGCCTCAGGGAGGcggttaatttcttctttcttgtagTCATTTACAGGtggacagggcttcccttgtagctaagTAGTTTTGTAGTCttgcccgcattgcaggcagactctttacaatctgagccaccagggaagtcagtaaagaaacttcctgcaatgcaggagacctgggtttgatccctgggtcaggaagatcctctggggagagaaatggcaacccactctagtatccttgcctggagaatcccatggacagaggagcctagcaagctagagtccatggggttgcgagagTCACTTGCACTTGCAAGAGACACTACTTAGTGTCTAAACCACAACAGGTGGACAGGATAAGGATGTTTCCTTAAGCAAAGGTACTTTGATTTAACATTCAGGCAGAGAGGCATAGTTCCcagaggcaggccattatgtataagacagtgaacaaaaacaacagaaagcaaaggttaaagtaaaagaaacagatccaacaagattttgttcttccctgtAACAACACTACATCCATCATGGGCTGGCTTCAGCTCTGCTCTATGACATTTCCACTCCAGGGTAAGTGGACATGCCAGTGTTGTGCCAGAAGGAAAGGGGCACTAGCTAGGCCATGTGATAGCTCTTAAAGCTGTCTCCTCATAAAATGCATTAGTCAGCTTCACTTGCATTTCATTAACCAAAGAAACTCACATAACCAAGCCTACCATCAACAGGTTTAGCAAGTCCAATCCTCCTTATGGAAAGGCACTACAAATCACAGTGAGAAGAagcaaatacagagaacaaaaacATATATACCATAGTAAGACAACAGTGAGTGCAaactcaaataaacaaacaaaaacctgaacAGCCAGTGATCCCTGATGACTGGCTGAGACTGCCTAGTTGGAAAAAGTGAGAGATAAAGCTAGAAATATGCATGATTCCCACAATGACTAGATAAAAGAATTCTTCTCAAGAGAAATTAACATTGAGACACCTCTTAAATCAGGTCCTCAAATAAGAAACATCCACTTTTTCTTGTGCTCATAGAAAGAAGCTTTGGAGCGTACACTAGAGGAGACCAATGCTCGTTATAGTAGCCACTTGGCCGTAATCCAGGCACAGCTAAACTCTCTCGAGGGCCAACTGGTGCAGGTTCGGACGGACACAGAACGCCAGATCCATGAATATAATATCCTCCTTGACATAAAGATCCGGCTTGAGCAGGAAATTGCTACCTACCGCCGTCTTCTGGAAGGAGAAGATGTCAAGTAAGGCTCTTAGAATCAGAGGATATGCGTCGATGTCTATCTGCTATTCTATTTTAATGTCCATACCTTAAACTCTGTCACTCTTCCCCAGCACCAGTGTAATCCCTAGCAGAAAAACAACTACACACAACCCCACCAACaacaccaacaaaacaaaaatttacccACCAGTATgcacaccccccaaaaaaatactGATCCTTTGTATT comes from Muntiacus reevesi chromosome 18, mMunRee1.1, whole genome shotgun sequence and encodes:
- the KRT20 gene encoding keratin, type I cytoskeletal 20, which encodes MDFSQRSFHRSLSSSSQGPALSMSSSIYRRGITPSVYGGAGGHGTRISTSRHMVNYGSDPAGGNLFAGNEKMTMQNLNDRLASYLERVRSLEQSNSHLELQIKHWYETNTPSTSRDHSAYLEQIKELRDQIKDAQLQNARCVLQIDNAKLAIEDFRLKYEAEQGICQTVVADLNGLKRVFDDLILTKADLEIQIEELTKDLHVLQKEHEEEVRGLRAHLGNNVNVEVDAAPSLNLSAIMNEMRQKYDAMAQENLQKAKEQFEIQINDLQKQVIVSTEELKGTKDQIKEQRHTYQLLEIELQSLLSMKEALERTLEETNARYSSHLAVIQAQLNSLEGQLVQVRTDTERQIHEYNILLDIKIRLEQEIATYRRLLEGEDVKEYQLSALDDTEIKKTRKIKTVVQEVVDGKVVSSEVKEVEESI